Proteins from one Spirochaetota bacterium genomic window:
- a CDS encoding CZB domain-containing protein, with amino-acid sequence MKFNDIGIRMKLGIGFGLVLFLLSMISVWSFVQMNNIKNSITRNQVKQDLRDLMKEKEINHLDWAAQVSKGILAGKSDAIEAQTDGHKCKLGEWYYSEARKRVEREMPELKTELAKMEEPHLALHREVINVKESLRNGEGGRQAANRIYNEEIITHLKNVRSSLTAISAKVMDEVVQSEKSIFASIRTGMVLVAGLFVLSLVIGVTVSMLISGSITRPVRLSLDFAGTMAEGDLTKRINLNQKDEIGQMVAALNRAAANLDEMFYNVSTGSQNLAQAIEQIATGNQTLSQRTAEQASSLEEIASTIEEATATINQNADNAVKAQELTEAGAGKSKDGNRVALEAVNSIIEMNASSKKIADIIAVINEIAFQTNLLALNAAVEAARAGEQGRGFAVVAGEVRNLAQRSGNAAKEIESLINDTVSKVGKSTELVKDTGGALNDIAEAATTTAQIISEIAAASMEQKQGIGQINSAISEMDSMTQQNAALVEETASSSEEMSNQAQEFLAMVQKFKITKRTVDVAGKPARQNHSAGAYEAAKKKDKGNGNGRIKAANPNALSNADGGSMTDILKQEGFEEF; translated from the coding sequence ATGAAATTCAATGATATTGGCATAAGAATGAAGCTTGGTATTGGATTTGGCCTTGTTCTTTTCCTTCTCTCCATGATCAGCGTCTGGTCCTTTGTTCAGATGAATAACATCAAAAATTCCATCACCCGCAATCAGGTTAAGCAGGATTTGAGGGATTTAATGAAAGAAAAGGAGATCAATCACCTGGATTGGGCGGCGCAGGTCTCTAAGGGGATCCTGGCCGGAAAAAGCGATGCAATAGAGGCTCAAACAGACGGCCATAAATGCAAGCTCGGAGAATGGTACTATAGTGAGGCCCGGAAGCGCGTTGAGCGGGAGATGCCGGAGCTTAAGACCGAGCTTGCCAAAATGGAGGAACCCCACCTCGCTCTTCACAGAGAGGTCATTAATGTCAAAGAATCGCTGCGAAACGGTGAGGGGGGCAGGCAAGCCGCCAACAGGATATACAATGAAGAAATCATAACTCACTTAAAGAATGTTCGGTCCAGTTTGACTGCCATCAGTGCAAAAGTAATGGATGAAGTCGTCCAGAGTGAAAAGAGCATCTTCGCCTCTATCAGGACCGGAATGGTTCTCGTGGCTGGTCTCTTTGTGCTCTCCCTGGTGATCGGCGTCACCGTATCGATGCTGATATCCGGGAGCATCACCAGGCCGGTCCGCCTCAGCCTCGATTTTGCCGGCACCATGGCCGAGGGCGACCTGACTAAGAGAATCAATCTCAACCAGAAGGACGAGATAGGCCAGATGGTCGCCGCCCTGAACAGGGCCGCGGCGAACCTCGACGAAATGTTCTACAATGTTTCCACGGGGTCGCAGAACCTGGCCCAGGCGATTGAACAGATAGCCACCGGCAACCAGACCCTGTCCCAGCGCACGGCTGAACAGGCCTCCTCCCTGGAAGAGATCGCGTCCACCATAGAAGAGGCCACGGCGACCATTAACCAGAACGCCGATAACGCCGTGAAGGCCCAGGAATTGACCGAAGCGGGAGCGGGGAAATCCAAGGATGGGAACAGGGTGGCCCTTGAAGCCGTCAATTCCATCATCGAGATGAACGCGTCCAGCAAAAAGATCGCCGACATCATAGCGGTGATCAACGAGATCGCCTTCCAGACGAACCTCCTGGCGCTGAACGCGGCAGTCGAGGCCGCCCGGGCCGGAGAGCAGGGCCGCGGCTTTGCCGTGGTCGCCGGCGAGGTGCGGAACCTGGCCCAGCGGTCAGGCAACGCGGCCAAGGAGATCGAATCTCTCATCAACGACACTGTTTCCAAGGTAGGGAAGAGCACCGAGCTGGTCAAGGATACGGGCGGCGCCCTGAACGATATCGCCGAAGCGGCCACGACCACCGCGCAGATAATTTCGGAAATCGCCGCTGCGAGCATGGAACAGAAGCAGGGTATCGGCCAGATCAACAGCGCCATATCGGAAATGGACAGCATGACCCAGCAGAACGCGGCCCTGGTTGAAGAGACCGCATCGTCCAGTGAAGAGATGTCGAACCAGGCCCAGGAGTTTCTGGCCATGGTGCAGAAGTTTAAAATCACCAAGAGGACCGTTGACGTTGCGGGGAAACCGGCGAGACAGAATCATTCGGCCGGGGCCTATGAAGCTGCAAAAAAGAAGGACAAGGGAAACGGCAACGGCCGGATAAAAGCAGCGAATCCTAATGCCTTGAGCAATGCGGATGGCGGTTCAATGACCGATATCCTCAAGCAGGAGGGATTCGAAGAGTTCTGA
- a CDS encoding DUF1232 domain-containing protein produces MKQIEDKTLEGARKKFIFSMVLLGLAIVYLISPIDIIPDVIFPAGYLEDIPLLLTTALYAGYTYRKMKKSQDREKENV; encoded by the coding sequence ATGAAACAAATTGAAGATAAAACCCTTGAAGGAGCCAGGAAAAAATTCATCTTTTCGATGGTCCTCCTCGGCCTGGCCATCGTTTATCTAATATCGCCCATTGACATCATTCCCGACGTGATATTCCCGGCCGGCTATCTTGAAGACATCCCCCTGCTCCTGACCACGGCCCTGTACGCCGGCTACACCTACCGCAAGATGAAAAAATCACAGGACCGCGAGAAAGAGAACGTCTGA
- the trxB gene encoding thioredoxin-disulfide reductase produces the protein MKDLVIIGAGPAGLTAAIYGIRSGLDLAVIEKLSPGGQVMNTYEVENYPGFEEPVAGWELMSRMENQARRLGAEIVSGDVASFSRDADTGVFRVTLSDAGVIEGKTVIAASGASYRRLGVPGEEQYLGHGVSFCATCDGAFYKERVCAVIGGGNTALEEAHFLTRFASKVYLVHRRDRFRGVKILQDRVLASGKIEPVLDTVVESINGATKVESLAIKNVKTGGQSTLAVDGVFVFIGFDANTGYLPKEVLDESRGVKTDINMKTSIPGLFAAGDLRSGSKRQIVMAAADGATAALEAYEYILGLT, from the coding sequence ATGAAGGACCTTGTAATTATCGGCGCCGGCCCTGCCGGACTCACGGCCGCGATCTACGGAATCAGGTCAGGCCTGGACCTGGCGGTCATCGAGAAGCTTTCTCCCGGCGGCCAGGTGATGAACACCTACGAAGTTGAGAACTATCCAGGCTTCGAGGAGCCTGTGGCCGGATGGGAGCTCATGTCGCGGATGGAAAACCAGGCCCGGCGTCTCGGGGCGGAGATCGTGAGCGGTGACGTCGCTTCCTTCTCGCGGGACGCGGACACCGGCGTTTTCAGGGTCACCCTGAGCGATGCCGGCGTGATCGAAGGCAAGACCGTGATCGCTGCGTCCGGCGCATCCTACCGCAGGCTCGGCGTGCCCGGTGAGGAGCAGTACCTCGGTCATGGCGTGTCGTTCTGCGCCACCTGTGACGGGGCCTTCTACAAGGAGCGGGTCTGCGCTGTAATCGGCGGGGGAAACACGGCCCTCGAAGAGGCGCATTTTTTGACGCGTTTCGCCAGCAAGGTATACCTCGTCCACCGGAGAGACAGGTTCAGGGGCGTCAAGATTTTACAGGACAGGGTTCTGGCCAGCGGTAAAATCGAACCGGTCCTGGATACCGTGGTGGAATCGATCAATGGCGCGACAAAAGTCGAGAGCCTGGCGATAAAGAACGTGAAAACCGGCGGGCAATCAACGCTGGCTGTCGACGGCGTTTTTGTTTTCATAGGTTTCGACGCCAATACCGGGTACCTCCCGAAAGAGGTTCTTGACGAAAGCCGCGGTGTCAAAACGGACATCAACATGAAAACTTCGATCCCGGGACTTTTTGCCGCCGGCGATCTCAGGAGCGGGTCAAAGCGACAGATCGTCATGGCGGCGGCGGACGGGGCCACGGCGGCCCTGGAGGCCTACGAGTATATTTTAGGTTTGACATAA
- a CDS encoding N-formylglutamate amidohydrolase produces MKKKTHLPILIIIPHGGCRVPEEFSGYEAVSKFDLLIQADTCANDIFSFEDRVAGTIDTDISRLFVDLDRQYKSLPPVQDGVIKKSTLHGKPVFRDTMFPDEIAIANVLHRYWFPFHEAIRKIMETGGLRLVLDCHTMLAVGPAVSRDPGKPRPLILLERIISDKEQSVSTCKPEIAASLMEHLKKSFSGVEGTIAEKFTMADEPSSGYIHRHYGTGPIPMIRLSLSRSLFLNDTYFSYDYMRVDEIRIRQLRDLLWGAIEKFYLKNFQ; encoded by the coding sequence TTGAAGAAAAAAACCCATCTTCCCATATTGATCATCATCCCCCACGGAGGGTGCAGGGTTCCGGAGGAATTTTCCGGCTATGAAGCGGTGAGCAAGTTCGACCTGCTGATACAGGCGGACACCTGCGCCAATGACATCTTCTCCTTCGAAGACCGGGTTGCCGGCACCATTGACACCGACATCTCGCGGCTCTTCGTCGACCTGGACCGTCAGTACAAGTCCCTGCCGCCGGTCCAGGACGGCGTCATTAAAAAATCAACGCTCCACGGAAAACCTGTCTTCAGGGACACCATGTTCCCCGACGAGATAGCTATTGCCAACGTGCTGCATCGTTACTGGTTCCCCTTTCACGAAGCGATCCGGAAGATCATGGAAACGGGCGGCCTCAGGCTGGTACTGGACTGCCATACCATGCTGGCCGTGGGCCCCGCCGTCTCCCGTGACCCGGGAAAGCCGCGGCCCCTCATACTGCTGGAGCGCATCATAAGCGATAAGGAACAATCCGTATCAACCTGCAAGCCGGAGATCGCGGCGAGCCTGATGGAGCACCTGAAAAAATCATTTTCCGGCGTCGAGGGAACCATCGCCGAGAAATTCACCATGGCCGATGAGCCGTCGTCCGGCTATATACACAGGCATTACGGGACCGGCCCGATCCCCATGATACGCCTGTCACTGTCGCGCTCCCTTTTTCTCAATGACACCTATTTCAGCTATGATTACATGCGGGTCGACGAAATACGCATACGGCAGCTCCGCGACCTCCTGTGGGGCGCCATAGAAAAATTCTATCTGAAGAATTTCCAATAA
- a CDS encoding bifunctional metallophosphatase/5'-nucleotidase, which translates to MKNITLLALVVLVSIPTMLSAKEQKITLVHTNDLHSHLLGFYPNIDYTPQANDDNTKGGWARIMTVIKNTRAERSNPVLAVDAGDYLMGSLFHMISRDRALELRLLKDMGYDVVTLGNHEFDLKPAGLARILNSAKKYGGLPPIVSSNVVFSEKDERDNTLEEVFKAGIVKPYTVLNAGGVKIGFFGLMGKDAAEVAPFSKPVTFGDPKETAKKMVALLRDKEKVDLVVCLSHSGINLENLSKSEDVRLARDVPGIDIIISGHTHTPVKEPIREGKTIIVQAWCYGLWVGIMDITVKDGAVALGGYRIVEIDDKIAGDNAITTVINGFKNEITGTVLAPVRLAFDTVIAYHDFDLNIAEEESNLGNLIADASLWYVNRFAYDPRDPETKVVVAVDSNGLIRDPVVKGKTGKIAVCDLFNALPLGIGKDDTMGYPMTAVYLYGSELKKALEILTSINPLKGYDYFLQISGLKFTYNPRRMIFDRVTSIQIGNDEGGYRPLDYSDSNKKLYRVTANMYNAAFLEIVGNFTMNILKIVPKDRNGKPFDDLAKALVDADPKKPGIQEVKQWVGLMEYVRSFKDTNGDGIPEIPDKYKGKLGRAVAEPSLNPVSLLKGGTYMTWIGAALCAVVIGVIALVAVVVVKKVRKKQ; encoded by the coding sequence ATGAAAAATATCACACTCCTGGCCCTTGTTGTTCTTGTCAGTATCCCCACGATGTTATCCGCAAAAGAGCAGAAGATCACCCTGGTGCATACCAACGATTTGCATTCCCATCTTCTCGGCTTTTATCCCAATATCGATTACACGCCCCAGGCCAACGACGACAATACAAAAGGCGGGTGGGCGCGGATCATGACCGTGATAAAAAACACCCGGGCCGAGCGGAGCAATCCGGTGCTGGCCGTCGATGCCGGCGATTATCTCATGGGGTCGCTTTTCCATATGATCAGCCGCGACCGGGCCCTTGAGCTAAGGCTTTTGAAAGATATGGGGTACGATGTCGTGACGCTGGGCAACCATGAGTTTGACCTCAAGCCGGCGGGCCTGGCGAGGATCCTCAATTCAGCGAAAAAATATGGCGGGCTCCCACCCATTGTCTCATCCAATGTTGTTTTTAGCGAAAAGGATGAGCGGGACAATACCCTCGAAGAGGTGTTCAAGGCCGGGATCGTGAAGCCCTACACGGTTCTCAATGCCGGCGGAGTTAAGATAGGATTTTTCGGTCTCATGGGCAAGGACGCGGCTGAAGTGGCTCCTTTCTCGAAGCCGGTTACGTTCGGCGATCCCAAGGAAACCGCCAAGAAGATGGTTGCTCTGCTGCGCGACAAGGAAAAGGTAGATCTCGTGGTCTGCCTCTCCCATAGCGGGATTAATCTTGAAAACTTGTCGAAATCGGAGGATGTGCGGCTGGCCCGCGATGTGCCGGGCATCGATATCATCATCAGCGGTCACACCCATACGCCGGTGAAAGAACCGATCCGCGAGGGGAAGACCATTATCGTGCAGGCCTGGTGCTATGGCCTCTGGGTCGGCATCATGGATATCACCGTCAAGGACGGCGCGGTGGCCCTCGGGGGATACCGCATTGTCGAGATCGATGACAAGATTGCGGGTGATAATGCCATAACCACCGTAATAAACGGATTTAAAAACGAAATCACCGGAACGGTGCTGGCTCCGGTCAGGCTTGCTTTTGACACGGTCATCGCCTATCATGATTTTGACCTGAACATCGCCGAGGAGGAATCGAACCTGGGAAACCTTATCGCCGACGCGAGCCTCTGGTATGTGAACAGGTTCGCCTATGATCCGCGGGATCCCGAAACGAAAGTCGTCGTGGCGGTGGACTCCAACGGACTTATCAGGGACCCGGTGGTAAAGGGGAAAACGGGAAAGATCGCCGTCTGCGATCTCTTTAACGCCCTTCCCCTCGGCATAGGCAAGGACGACACCATGGGCTATCCGATGACCGCCGTATATCTTTACGGATCAGAGTTGAAGAAGGCACTGGAAATCCTTACCAGCATCAACCCCTTAAAAGGGTATGATTATTTTCTCCAGATATCGGGGCTTAAATTCACCTACAATCCTCGAAGGATGATCTTTGACCGGGTCACATCCATCCAGATAGGAAATGACGAGGGGGGATACAGGCCTCTTGATTACTCTGACTCCAATAAAAAGCTCTACCGTGTGACCGCCAATATGTATAATGCCGCTTTTCTGGAAATAGTCGGTAATTTTACGATGAATATCCTCAAAATCGTTCCCAAGGACCGGAACGGCAAGCCCTTTGATGACCTTGCGAAAGCTCTTGTCGATGCCGATCCGAAAAAACCCGGCATCCAGGAGGTGAAACAATGGGTGGGCCTCATGGAGTATGTGCGCAGTTTCAAGGACACCAATGGCGACGGTATTCCGGAAATACCGGACAAGTATAAGGGCAAGCTGGGAAGAGCCGTGGCGGAACCGAGTCTGAACCCTGTCTCATTGCTTAAAGGCGGCACCTATATGACCTGGATCGGCGCCGCCCTTTGCGCGGTCGTTATTGGTGTTATTGCGCTGGTTGCGGTGGTTGTGGTGAAGAAGGTACGGAAGAAACAGTGA
- a CDS encoding HDIG domain-containing protein: protein MTAQKPTREEALSLLHEYNKTDNLIKHALAVEAIMRYLAKKHGEDADTWGIVGLVHDLDYERFPEKHCAMSQSILREKGWPEEHIRAVASHGWGMFTDIEPQSLMEKTLYAVDELSGLIIAAALVRPSRSLMDLEASSVKKKWKDKGFAAGVNRAVIEKGASMLGIELSELIKDSIMGLREIASELGLAGNPGGN, encoded by the coding sequence ATGACAGCACAAAAACCAACCCGTGAAGAAGCGCTATCATTGCTGCACGAATACAATAAAACCGACAACCTGATAAAACATGCCCTGGCTGTTGAAGCAATTATGCGATACCTGGCCAAAAAACATGGCGAGGATGCGGATACATGGGGGATTGTGGGACTTGTTCATGATCTGGACTACGAGCGGTTCCCGGAGAAGCACTGCGCCATGAGCCAATCGATTCTCCGCGAAAAAGGCTGGCCTGAAGAACATATCCGGGCAGTCGCAAGTCATGGATGGGGCATGTTCACCGACATAGAGCCGCAATCTCTGATGGAAAAGACCCTTTATGCGGTGGATGAATTGAGCGGGCTTATCATAGCCGCTGCGCTGGTCCGTCCATCCCGGAGCCTCATGGACCTGGAGGCTTCGTCGGTAAAAAAGAAATGGAAGGACAAGGGCTTTGCCGCCGGCGTTAACAGGGCCGTGATCGAAAAAGGAGCATCGATGCTGGGGATTGAGCTTTCGGAACTTATTAAGGATTCGATTATGGGATTGAGGGAAATAGCAAGTGAGCTGGGACTTGCGGGCAATCCAGGGGGGAACTGA
- a CDS encoding PQQ-binding-like beta-propeller repeat protein gives MKRLFFLLIVSFFTVMDALSASDWPVYKGNIFYTGNNDEITVKNNNLKWLFQASDMVYNPIISDGMVFFVDVKKNIYCLDEDSGKLNWKINLTTLSAQFNPNQKSAGKVKYPLVKGHRLILTDNFTIYCLDKRSGTVLWARTGMRDEKDLFTRDSSYNKKISRWQPGDNKDWDPSKHSTTLVDGIYSDPVINNEMIYYGTRNVFMSREILQGHLKWDNRNVKSYSGYPSFYDDYIFTQSMDYLKNTFTLYCLNAETGAVVWSQPVAKPVRIFSPVVYQQKVYLASGNVVHCFNLADGAKMWEKSYGETITSNPSFTEREILFTADNRQVVIINPADGGINATIDLGEKSSPYFVTIRDQIYLASTIKKRVGDRDLSYARLRALRFEQKNALWEFVPPFPGGAYQPAASGGIMFLPAGNYLYAVGTDYYPRIIDGGSTIYDPYNKKEPDDKALPDHDANKKKEIDRQIDKDKEKEKEPKLDKKSDLRPLKITVTDDSKNPISATVEIKKWDQGKIAYSSRIALKGPDQEIMVPDSDDVEITADSDGYIPKKAIVSRKDRETSIQLDKIEKGKGIVVDNIHFEINEAYLRKESLNILDRIIDGLKRNKKIRLEIRGHTDSTGTRQHNMKLSERRADAVREYMIKNGISPERLAAVGFGPDRPIGDNKTVSGRQKNRRTEFFILDK, from the coding sequence ATGAAGCGGCTATTTTTCTTGTTGATAGTATCCTTTTTTACAGTTATGGATGCCTTATCAGCATCGGACTGGCCGGTATATAAAGGCAATATATTCTATACCGGAAATAATGATGAGATCACCGTAAAGAACAATAACCTGAAATGGCTCTTCCAGGCCTCTGACATGGTTTATAATCCTATCATTTCTGACGGGATGGTCTTTTTTGTTGATGTTAAAAAGAATATTTACTGCCTCGATGAGGATTCCGGAAAACTTAATTGGAAGATAAACCTGACAACCCTGTCCGCCCAATTTAATCCAAACCAAAAATCGGCTGGAAAAGTTAAATACCCTCTTGTAAAAGGACATCGGCTTATTCTCACCGATAATTTTACCATCTATTGTCTTGATAAGAGGTCCGGCACCGTACTCTGGGCGCGGACCGGTATGCGGGATGAGAAGGATCTCTTTACCAGGGATAGCTCTTATAATAAGAAAATATCCCGATGGCAACCCGGCGACAATAAGGATTGGGATCCGTCCAAGCACTCAACGACCCTTGTCGATGGCATTTACTCTGACCCCGTTATTAATAACGAGATGATTTACTACGGCACCCGCAATGTCTTCATGTCCCGTGAGATCCTCCAGGGCCACCTGAAATGGGATAACCGGAATGTGAAATCCTACAGCGGCTATCCTTCGTTTTATGATGATTATATATTCACACAATCCATGGACTATTTAAAAAACACCTTCACCCTCTATTGCCTTAACGCTGAAACCGGCGCTGTCGTCTGGTCTCAGCCTGTGGCCAAGCCGGTGCGTATCTTTTCCCCCGTTGTGTACCAGCAAAAGGTCTATCTCGCATCCGGCAATGTCGTCCATTGCTTCAACCTGGCCGATGGGGCAAAGATGTGGGAAAAAAGCTACGGGGAAACCATCACGTCCAATCCGAGTTTCACCGAGAGGGAGATTCTGTTTACCGCCGATAACCGCCAGGTGGTCATTATCAATCCGGCCGATGGCGGCATCAATGCCACCATCGACCTGGGGGAAAAATCGAGCCCCTACTTCGTGACCATCCGGGACCAGATTTACCTCGCAAGCACCATCAAGAAGAGAGTGGGGGACAGGGACCTGTCCTACGCCAGGCTGCGGGCGCTCCGCTTCGAGCAAAAGAATGCCTTATGGGAATTCGTTCCTCCCTTTCCCGGGGGCGCCTATCAGCCCGCGGCGTCCGGCGGCATCATGTTCCTTCCCGCCGGCAACTATCTGTATGCCGTGGGCACCGATTATTACCCCCGCATTATCGACGGCGGAAGCACGATTTATGATCCCTATAACAAGAAGGAGCCGGATGACAAGGCTTTGCCGGACCATGATGCGAACAAAAAAAAGGAGATTGATAGGCAGATAGACAAGGACAAAGAAAAGGAGAAGGAGCCTAAGCTGGATAAAAAGAGCGACCTGCGGCCCTTGAAAATTACCGTGACGGATGATTCAAAGAACCCCATATCCGCCACTGTCGAGATAAAAAAATGGGACCAGGGCAAAATAGCTTATTCCAGCAGGATCGCCCTGAAGGGCCCGGACCAGGAGATAATGGTCCCTGACTCGGATGATGTGGAAATCACGGCGGATTCCGACGGGTATATCCCGAAGAAGGCCATCGTATCGCGCAAGGACAGGGAAACCTCGATTCAGCTCGATAAGATCGAGAAGGGCAAGGGCATCGTCGTCGATAATATCCATTTCGAGATCAATGAGGCCTATCTCCGGAAGGAGTCGCTCAATATCCTTGACCGGATCATCGACGGCTTGAAGCGGAACAAAAAGATCCGCCTCGAGATCAGGGGACATACCGACAGTACCGGTACGCGGCAGCATAACATGAAGCTTTCCGAGCGAAGGGCCGATGCGGTGAGGGAATACATGATCAAGAACGGCATCAGCCCGGAACGCCTTGCCGCCGTGGGCTTCGGGCCCGACAGGCCCATCGGGGATAATAAAACCGTCAGCGGCAGGCAGAAGAACAGGCGGACTGAATTTTTCATTCTTGATAAGTGA
- a CDS encoding tetratricopeptide repeat protein has translation MPKRQVSIKKYLIFLIIVGAGVYSYFNSQEVYSYYMKIYYEKFRGLTIEQQITKAEELYTNKEYEKLEKYLKDLMMAYPENSDLRRLKGLNLIKLGRRSNGAEAILDTSDEEPIPEKILEETVLTLFEQGQYRDIERIFHKRKPGTNPNLLFCYGVALFETGNHEKASEYLKKAIKEGRTDYSAYLYAGKALEKKGDTRGSLPYLEQAHDMKEEDTDTARALANAYRRLGRYDDSARILRKIKE, from the coding sequence ATGCCAAAGAGACAAGTTTCCATTAAGAAATACCTGATCTTTCTCATCATAGTCGGGGCAGGAGTCTATTCGTATTTTAACAGCCAGGAAGTATACTCCTATTACATGAAGATCTATTATGAAAAATTCCGGGGGCTGACCATCGAACAGCAGATAACCAAAGCGGAAGAATTATATACGAACAAGGAATATGAAAAGCTGGAAAAATATCTCAAAGACCTGATGATGGCCTACCCGGAAAACAGCGATCTCCGCAGGCTCAAGGGATTGAACCTGATCAAGCTCGGCAGGCGCAGCAACGGCGCGGAAGCTATTCTCGACACATCGGATGAGGAACCGATTCCGGAAAAGATACTCGAGGAAACGGTCCTGACCCTCTTTGAACAGGGACAATACCGGGATATCGAGAGAATCTTCCATAAAAGAAAGCCGGGCACGAACCCGAACCTGCTCTTTTGCTATGGAGTTGCCCTCTTCGAAACCGGGAACCACGAAAAGGCGTCGGAATATTTAAAGAAAGCCATCAAGGAAGGAAGGACGGACTACAGCGCCTACCTTTACGCCGGAAAAGCCCTGGAGAAAAAAGGGGACACCAGAGGCTCATTGCCCTACCTTGAACAGGCCCACGATATGAAGGAAGAAGACACCGATACGGCCCGGGCCCTGGCCAACGCCTATCGCAGGCTGGGCCGTTATGACGATTCCGCCAGGATTCTGCGCAAGATCAAGGAATGA
- a CDS encoding outer membrane lipoprotein carrier protein LolA produces MKRLRMPIIVITLLCSTALFSITGEEAVEKFSNRMRRIGKLTGVISWTSLDGQTYSGSFKYMSPDKVYVKFTSPTEKILVSNGKTLWIYSPGTNMCGIQELAKGSSSGGIVGLVAGYNGIAAGNESGYTIKLKSDDKQYREIILSVDGTYMLRGAIFKREDGRIISFSLSDVSGKADVREGLFNFKVPKGAQIVKNPMNIR; encoded by the coding sequence ATGAAGCGTCTTAGAATGCCAATCATAGTGATCACCCTCCTCTGCTCAACCGCTCTTTTTTCCATCACGGGCGAGGAGGCTGTGGAGAAATTCAGCAATAGAATGCGCCGCATCGGAAAACTGACCGGCGTCATTTCCTGGACCTCCCTGGACGGTCAGACCTATTCAGGCAGCTTCAAATATATGTCGCCGGACAAGGTGTATGTAAAATTCACCAGCCCGACCGAGAAGATACTGGTCTCCAATGGCAAGACCCTCTGGATCTACAGCCCCGGGACCAACATGTGCGGCATCCAGGAGCTGGCGAAGGGATCTTCGTCGGGCGGGATCGTGGGGCTTGTGGCCGGGTATAACGGCATAGCGGCCGGCAATGAGTCGGGATATACCATCAAGCTGAAGAGCGACGATAAGCAGTACCGGGAGATCATCCTGAGCGTTGACGGCACCTACATGCTGAGGGGCGCCATCTTCAAGCGCGAAGACGGAAGGATCATCAGCTTCTCCCTTTCGGACGTGAGCGGCAAGGCCGACGTGAGGGAGGGTCTCTTCAATTTCAAGGTTCCAAAGGGCGCGCAGATTGTAAAGAATCCCATGAATATACGATGA